From Streptomyces sp. CMB-StM0423, a single genomic window includes:
- a CDS encoding DUF3105 domain-containing protein, with translation MGSAKSKAAARRARVEELRRKEAARERRSKQVTYLASAVVVIATAVGGYFIVDSAREDDKAAAAPLKGEQSWDDLEQNHVTEDVDYKMTPPAGGDHDPAWQNCNADVYEQPIRDENAVHSLEHGAVWVTYSDKAKEGDVKTLTERVTNTPYSLMSPHPDQTGAITLSAWGKQLTVKTADDPKVGKFFDKYVQGPQTPEQGAACTGGKEA, from the coding sequence ATGGGTTCCGCCAAGTCCAAAGCCGCCGCCCGCCGTGCCCGCGTCGAAGAGCTGCGCCGCAAGGAAGCCGCCCGGGAGCGGCGCAGCAAGCAGGTCACCTATCTCGCCTCCGCCGTCGTCGTGATCGCCACCGCCGTCGGCGGCTACTTCATCGTCGACAGCGCCCGCGAGGACGACAAGGCCGCCGCGGCACCCCTCAAGGGCGAGCAGAGCTGGGACGACCTCGAACAGAACCACGTCACCGAGGACGTCGACTACAAGATGACGCCCCCCGCGGGCGGCGACCACGACCCCGCCTGGCAGAACTGCAACGCCGACGTCTACGAGCAGCCGATACGCGACGAGAACGCCGTGCACTCCCTGGAGCACGGCGCCGTGTGGGTCACGTACAGCGACAAGGCGAAGGAAGGGGACGTCAAGACGCTCACCGAGCGCGTCACCAACACCCCGTACTCGCTGATGAGCCCCCACCCCGATCAGACCGGGGCGATCACCCTCTCCGCCTGGGGCAAGCAGCTCACGGTCAAGACGGCGGACGACCCGAAGGTGGGCAAGTTCTTCGACAAGTACGTCCAGGGTCCGCAGACCCCCGAGCAGGGTGCCGCCTGCACCGGTGGGAAGGAGGCGTGA
- a CDS encoding ArsR/SmtB family transcription factor, with protein MLTTAVDIDVLARFGRALADPIRCRVLLALREGPGYPAELAEALGVSRTRLSNHLACLRDCGLVVAVPDGRRVRYELADARLGHALDDLRAAVVAVATDRTCPDADAEGCC; from the coding sequence GTGCTGACCACCGCCGTAGACATCGACGTGCTGGCCCGCTTCGGGCGGGCGCTTGCCGACCCCATCCGCTGCCGGGTCCTGCTCGCCCTGCGCGAAGGACCCGGCTACCCCGCCGAGTTGGCCGAGGCGCTCGGGGTCTCCCGGACCCGGCTCTCCAACCACCTGGCGTGCCTGCGCGACTGCGGGCTCGTCGTCGCCGTGCCCGACGGGCGGCGGGTGCGGTACGAACTCGCCGACGCCCGCCTCGGCCACGCCCTGGACGACCTGCGGGCCGCCGTCGTCGCCGTGGCGACGGACCGGACCTGCCCGGACGCCGACGCCGAGGGGTGCTGCTGA
- a CDS encoding Crp/Fnr family transcriptional regulator yields the protein MGSLPSQGDGFNPAEVLAGRLPMPKGSFLHHLPCAIWPLLVQAWGPDVCDFRAGEKLPVGQDDRDCFIVLGGCVVQKRHPMGRSRDLIARFRGVGQFLGEAKLIEPWSQVETCCLSTTWVLPCSAQRVNVLLKQHPAMQLALLRSLEDRNRADEKVYSMTRRSTLARVTTLLVHLAHTAGTRDPVDPDRITIKGLRQRDISDALALSTSTVENALRHLRTAERAVESGYRELVVADLNVLERLDVTT from the coding sequence ATGGGTTCGCTTCCGTCGCAGGGTGACGGCTTCAACCCCGCCGAGGTGCTCGCAGGCCGGCTGCCCATGCCCAAGGGCAGCTTCCTGCACCACCTCCCGTGCGCCATATGGCCGTTGCTGGTGCAGGCGTGGGGCCCGGACGTCTGTGACTTCCGGGCCGGCGAGAAGCTGCCGGTCGGCCAGGACGACCGCGACTGCTTCATCGTGCTGGGTGGCTGCGTCGTCCAGAAGCGCCACCCGATGGGCCGAAGCCGGGACCTGATCGCCCGGTTCCGCGGCGTCGGCCAGTTCCTGGGCGAGGCCAAGCTCATCGAGCCCTGGTCGCAGGTGGAGACGTGCTGCCTCAGCACCACGTGGGTGCTGCCCTGCTCCGCGCAGCGGGTGAACGTCCTGCTCAAGCAGCACCCGGCGATGCAGCTCGCCCTTCTGCGCAGCCTGGAGGACCGCAACCGCGCGGACGAGAAGGTCTATTCCATGACCCGCAGGAGCACTCTCGCCCGCGTGACCACGCTTCTGGTGCACCTGGCCCACACCGCCGGGACCAGGGATCCCGTCGATCCCGACCGGATCACGATCAAGGGGCTGCGGCAGCGCGACATCTCCGACGCCCTGGCACTCAGCACGTCCACCGTCGAGAACGCGCTGCGCCACCTGCGGACCGCCGAGCGGGCAGTCGAAAGCGGGTACCGGGAGCTGGTGGTGGCCGATCTGAACGTCCTGGAGCGCCTCGACGTCACCACCTAG
- a CDS encoding cation transporter produces the protein MAASVGIGPGPGRAALLTRRIRLLVAATIAYNVVEAVAALTAGALASSTALIGFGLDSVVEVSSAAALAWQFSAADPAARQAREGRTLRIIAVSFFALAAYVAADAVRALAGGAEAEPSVPGIVLAALSLAIMPFLSAAQRRAGRELGSASAVADSRQTLLCTYLSAVLLLGLVLNATVGWAFADPVAALVIAAIAVREGRNAWRGEACCAVPGAAGTADAMDTTAACDCCGTDRGGLS, from the coding sequence ATGGCCGCGAGCGTCGGCATCGGTCCCGGTCCGGGCCGGGCGGCCCTGCTCACCCGCCGGATACGGCTGCTGGTCGCGGCGACCATCGCGTACAACGTCGTCGAGGCAGTCGCCGCGCTGACCGCCGGGGCACTCGCCTCCTCCACCGCGCTGATCGGCTTCGGTCTTGACTCCGTCGTCGAGGTCTCCTCCGCCGCCGCCCTCGCCTGGCAGTTCTCCGCCGCCGACCCCGCCGCCCGGCAGGCCCGGGAGGGGCGGACGCTGCGGATCATCGCGGTGTCGTTCTTCGCCCTCGCCGCGTACGTCGCCGCCGACGCCGTACGGGCGCTGGCCGGCGGCGCCGAGGCGGAGCCGTCCGTACCCGGCATCGTGCTGGCCGCGCTGTCGCTGGCGATCATGCCGTTCCTGTCCGCCGCGCAGCGCCGCGCGGGCCGCGAACTCGGCTCCGCCAGCGCCGTGGCCGACTCCAGGCAGACCCTGCTGTGCACGTACCTGTCGGCCGTCCTGCTGCTCGGGCTCGTCCTCAACGCGACCGTCGGCTGGGCCTTCGCCGACCCGGTCGCGGCCCTGGTCATCGCCGCCATCGCCGTACGGGAGGGCCGTAACGCCTGGCGGGGCGAAGCCTGCTGCGCCGTCCCGGGAGCCGCCGGCACCGCCGACGCCATGGACACCACCGCCGCGTGCGACTGCTGCGGCACCGATCGAGGAGGACTGTCATGA
- a CDS encoding methyltransferase family protein, with protein MSGWAWAALGLYVAWAVAAFGVRGAVQRRRTGDAGFRGISGRPGEAAWWAGVLFVVALLGGAAAPVATLAGLPTAEHPALQWGGLAVTLAAMGATLVAQTDMGASWRVGVAAGERTELVTAGLFAHVRNPVFTAMTAAATGLALVLPHAVSLAALAALVVAIQLQVRVVEEPYLTTVHGDAYAAYTARAGRFLPGIGRRTA; from the coding sequence ATGAGCGGGTGGGCTTGGGCGGCGCTCGGGTTGTACGTGGCCTGGGCGGTCGCCGCGTTCGGGGTGCGCGGGGCCGTGCAGCGGCGGCGGACCGGGGACGCCGGGTTCCGCGGGATCTCCGGGCGGCCCGGTGAGGCCGCCTGGTGGGCCGGGGTGCTCTTCGTCGTCGCGCTGCTCGGCGGCGCCGCCGCGCCGGTCGCGACGCTCGCCGGGCTGCCGACCGCCGAACATCCCGCGCTGCAGTGGGGCGGGCTGGCGGTCACGCTCGCGGCGATGGGCGCGACCCTCGTCGCGCAGACGGACATGGGCGCGTCCTGGCGCGTGGGCGTCGCCGCCGGCGAGCGCACCGAGTTGGTCACCGCGGGCCTCTTCGCCCACGTACGCAACCCCGTCTTCACCGCCATGACCGCCGCCGCCACCGGCCTCGCGCTCGTCCTCCCCCACGCGGTCTCCCTCGCGGCCCTCGCCGCGCTGGTCGTCGCGATCCAGTTGCAGGTACGGGTCGTGGAGGAGCCGTACCTGACGACGGTCCACGGCGACGCCTACGCCGCGTACACGGCCCGCGCCGGCCGCTTCCTTCCCGGCATCGGCCGGCGCACGGCCTGA
- a CDS encoding FAD-dependent monooxygenase produces the protein MSGASAAAGPRRRLRTQVAVVGAGPAGLVLANVLLRAGVDVAVVERRSRAEVERRARAGLVEHRVVEYLRAHGLAGRLLAEGTRHGWCDFLCAGRLLRFDYGAQSGGVRHWVYPQQLLVRDLIADLGAAGHTPEFDLPATRLHVDGAGPARVECAGLDIDCDYVVGCDGPHGITPQALPPDTAPRGELDERYPYDWLTLLAEVDRGVPGVVYAVHEDGFAGVMPRTSRIARLYLEIPAGDATARWTAARVHERLRARLVGAGEAVPRLGDIVETGVLRMRSSVRQRFQHGRLFLAGDAAHVLTPSGAKGMNLAVADAADLADALIRRYRDGDETYLAGYTARRLPEVLRTRDLAAGFLDLLHPQGEHPADRRGELARRLERLRELAEPGAAGAAFAHWYVGAGPGLPRPHSASHPTQPREPRESTP, from the coding sequence ATGAGCGGCGCGAGCGCGGCGGCGGGGCCGCGGCGACGATTGCGTACGCAGGTCGCCGTCGTGGGCGCGGGACCGGCGGGCCTTGTCCTGGCAAACGTCCTCTTACGCGCCGGAGTCGACGTCGCCGTCGTGGAGCGCCGCTCCCGCGCCGAGGTCGAACGGCGCGCGCGGGCGGGCCTGGTGGAGCACCGGGTCGTCGAGTACCTGCGCGCGCACGGCCTCGCCGGCCGGCTGCTCGCCGAGGGCACCCGGCACGGCTGGTGCGACTTCCTGTGCGCGGGCCGGCTGCTGCGCTTCGACTACGGCGCGCAGTCCGGGGGCGTACGGCACTGGGTGTACCCGCAGCAGCTCCTGGTCCGCGACCTCATCGCCGACCTGGGCGCGGCGGGCCACACCCCGGAGTTCGACCTGCCGGCGACCCGCCTGCACGTCGACGGCGCCGGGCCTGCGCGGGTGGAGTGCGCGGGTCTCGACATCGACTGCGACTACGTCGTCGGCTGCGACGGCCCGCACGGCATCACCCCGCAGGCGCTGCCCCCGGACACCGCGCCGCGCGGCGAGCTGGACGAGCGCTACCCGTACGACTGGCTCACGCTCCTCGCGGAGGTCGACCGCGGGGTGCCGGGCGTGGTGTACGCCGTGCACGAGGACGGCTTCGCGGGCGTCATGCCGCGGACGTCCCGTATCGCCCGGCTCTACCTGGAGATCCCCGCCGGGGACGCCACCGCGCGCTGGACCGCCGCGCGCGTGCACGAGCGGCTGCGCGCCCGGCTGGTGGGCGCGGGCGAGGCGGTGCCGCGGCTGGGGGACATCGTGGAGACCGGGGTGCTGCGGATGCGCAGCAGCGTGCGGCAGCGGTTCCAGCACGGGCGGCTGTTCCTCGCGGGGGACGCGGCGCACGTGCTGACGCCCTCGGGGGCGAAGGGCATGAACCTCGCCGTCGCGGACGCCGCCGACCTGGCCGATGCCCTGATCCGCCGCTACCGGGACGGCGACGAGACGTACCTGGCCGGCTATACGGCCCGCAGGCTCCCCGAGGTGCTGCGCACCCGGGACCTGGCGGCCGGGTTCCTGGACCTGCTGCACCCGCAGGGGGAGCACCCCGCGGACCGCAGGGGGGAGCTGGCGCGGCGGCTGGAGCGGCTGCGCGAGCTGGCAGAACCGGGCGCCGCGGGCGCGGCGTTCGCGCACTGGTACGTCGGCGCGGGCCCCGGCCTCCCCAGGCCGCACAGCGCCTCGCACCCGACGCAGCCGAGAGAACCCAGGGAGTCCACTCCATGA
- a CDS encoding class I SAM-dependent methyltransferase, with translation MNPPPPDPAAPFAMPRGGPAAARWDRLYETDRAEYIDRPGNPATTRRVLRGLDRFQRLTLGYRTCARLTAAEFGPAPHPRVLELGAGCGRLAYGILRAHPTARVTASDVNPRVVEELRAGPLGRHPRARCAVVDATAIDAPAGAYDVAVMAMSLHHLPPAGVLALLREGTRVARTLLLVDGWRHPLCLASVPLMFLTGGPAQAHDGLISLRKVYGAAAVRALAGMCAAPLRVHTRFALPGYLVATATRSSYAPAPAVPTRLRTRK, from the coding sequence GTGAACCCCCCGCCCCCCGACCCTGCAGCCCCCTTCGCCATGCCCCGCGGCGGCCCCGCCGCCGCCCGCTGGGACCGGCTCTACGAGACGGACAGAGCCGAGTACATCGACCGCCCCGGCAACCCCGCCACCACCCGCCGCGTCCTCCGCGGGCTCGACCGGTTCCAGCGCCTCACCCTCGGCTACCGCACCTGCGCCCGCCTCACCGCCGCCGAGTTCGGCCCCGCCCCGCACCCCCGCGTCCTCGAACTCGGCGCCGGCTGCGGGCGGCTCGCGTACGGGATCCTCCGCGCCCACCCCACCGCGCGGGTCACCGCCAGCGACGTCAACCCGCGCGTCGTCGAGGAGCTGCGCGCCGGGCCGCTCGGCCGGCATCCGCGGGCCCGCTGCGCGGTGGTCGACGCGACGGCGATCGACGCCCCGGCGGGCGCGTACGACGTGGCGGTGATGGCGATGTCGCTGCACCACCTGCCGCCCGCCGGGGTGCTGGCGCTGCTGCGGGAGGGCACGCGGGTGGCGCGGACGCTGCTGCTGGTGGACGGGTGGCGGCACCCGCTGTGCCTGGCGTCGGTGCCGCTCATGTTTCTGACCGGTGGCCCGGCCCAGGCGCACGACGGCCTGATCAGCCTGCGCAAGGTCTACGGGGCCGCCGCCGTCCGGGCACTTGCGGGGATGTGCGCAGCGCCACTGCGGGTGCACACTCGGTTCGCACTGCCGGGGTATCTCGTCGCCACCGCCACGCGGTCGTCGTACGCCCCGGCTCCTGCCGTCCCGACCCGTCTCCGGACCCGAAAGTGA
- a CDS encoding DsbA family protein, whose protein sequence is MPENRSTTTQSGNKKKHLYATVVIAAVFVAVFALAAAFLPGDDSPTDAAPAADPRVVRADSHRLTSPADSELTLVEFLDFECEACGAYYPAVEKLRERYGDRVTFVARYFPMPGHRNGELAARAAEAAARQDKFDEMYRKLFDTQAEWGEAQEPKEDVFRGFARELGLDLARFDRDLAAPRTADRVRADQRDGLALDVQGTPTFFLGGEKISNPQSYEDFAAALDEALAR, encoded by the coding sequence ATGCCCGAGAACCGCAGCACCACCACCCAGAGCGGGAACAAGAAGAAGCACCTCTACGCCACCGTCGTCATCGCCGCCGTCTTCGTCGCGGTCTTCGCCCTCGCCGCCGCCTTCCTGCCCGGCGACGACTCCCCCACCGACGCCGCGCCCGCCGCCGACCCCCGCGTCGTACGCGCCGACAGCCACCGCCTGACCTCGCCCGCCGACAGCGAGCTGACCCTGGTGGAGTTCCTCGACTTCGAGTGCGAGGCGTGCGGCGCGTACTACCCGGCCGTCGAGAAGCTCCGCGAGCGCTACGGCGACCGCGTCACCTTCGTCGCCCGCTACTTCCCCATGCCCGGCCACCGCAACGGCGAACTCGCCGCCCGCGCCGCCGAAGCCGCCGCCCGGCAGGACAAGTTCGACGAGATGTACCGCAAGCTCTTCGACACCCAGGCGGAGTGGGGCGAGGCGCAGGAGCCGAAGGAGGACGTCTTCCGCGGCTTCGCCCGCGAACTGGGCCTGGACCTGGCCCGCTTCGACCGCGACCTGGCGGCCCCGCGCACGGCCGACCGGGTGCGGGCCGACCAGCGCGACGGCCTCGCGCTCGACGTCCAGGGGACACCGACGTTCTTCCTCGGCGGCGAGAAGATCTCCAACCCGCAGTCGTACGAGGACTTCGCCGCCGCCCTCGACGAAGCGCTCGCCCGCTGA
- a CDS encoding BlaI/MecI/CopY family transcriptional regulator, with translation MRRLGDLEAEIMDRLWKWERPATVREIVDDINNDRELAYTTVMTVANILYQKGWLVRTKQGRAWLYTPVRSREAYSAALMEDALGASEDRSAALAHFVEGMTDDEVAALRKALRDSDAARRGESRGPG, from the coding sequence ATGCGGCGGCTGGGGGATCTCGAAGCGGAGATCATGGACCGGCTGTGGAAGTGGGAGCGCCCCGCCACCGTCCGCGAGATCGTCGACGACATCAACAACGACCGCGAGCTGGCCTACACGACGGTCATGACCGTCGCCAACATCCTGTACCAGAAGGGCTGGCTGGTCCGTACGAAACAGGGCCGGGCCTGGCTCTACACCCCCGTCCGCAGCCGGGAGGCGTACTCCGCCGCGCTGATGGAGGACGCCCTCGGCGCCAGCGAGGACCGGTCCGCCGCCCTCGCCCACTTCGTCGAGGGCATGACCGACGACGAGGTCGCCGCCCTGCGCAAGGCGCTGCGCGACAGCGACGCCGCCCGCCGCGGCGAGAGCCGGGGCCCGGGGTGA
- a CDS encoding DUF305 domain-containing protein produces the protein MHRWEGGVTLVRPALRWPLAMLAATVLVCGAFLVVLATGADGDDTPAVPDTGSADAGFARDMVVHHQQAVEMSLIVRDRTDDEDVRRLAYDVINTQANQRGMLLGWLDAWELPKSSGEPPMAWMGHEMPFEARDGALMPGMATNTQLRQLRAADGEDAEVLYLRLMTAHHQGGVQMSQMAAGAVETQVVRRLAETTLRGQQSEIKLMRDMLEERGGIMKP, from the coding sequence CTGCACCGGTGGGAAGGAGGCGTGACGCTCGTCCGGCCCGCCCTGCGGTGGCCGCTCGCGATGCTGGCCGCCACGGTCCTCGTCTGCGGGGCGTTCCTCGTCGTCCTCGCCACCGGCGCGGACGGCGACGACACCCCCGCCGTCCCGGACACCGGCTCCGCGGACGCCGGGTTCGCCCGCGACATGGTCGTCCACCACCAGCAGGCAGTGGAGATGTCCCTCATCGTGCGCGACCGCACCGACGACGAGGACGTGCGCCGGCTCGCGTACGACGTCATCAACACCCAGGCCAACCAGCGCGGCATGCTCCTCGGCTGGCTGGACGCGTGGGAGCTGCCGAAGTCGTCGGGCGAGCCGCCGATGGCCTGGATGGGCCACGAGATGCCCTTCGAGGCGCGCGACGGTGCGCTGATGCCCGGCATGGCGACGAACACCCAGCTCCGCCAACTGCGGGCCGCGGACGGCGAGGACGCCGAGGTGCTGTACCTCCGGCTGATGACCGCGCACCACCAGGGCGGCGTGCAGATGTCGCAGATGGCGGCGGGCGCGGTGGAGACGCAGGTGGTGCGGCGGCTGGCGGAGACCACGCTGCGCGGGCAGCAGTCGGAGATCAAGCTGATGCGGGACATGCTGGAGGAGCGCGGCGGCATCATGAAGCCGTAG
- a CDS encoding M56 family metallopeptidase, whose protein sequence is MSEALPVLGYAAVLGVVAPRLVLRGAWPHRAPRLAVAVWHALAVAFTLSVALAAYHLATPTEHLHASFVGFLHSCGLGLDRGVDLGLGTGRPDPGVASRLAGALPAAVAGAVAVSVGVHALRARRVRARHRAVLDMVGRRSAALGATVVAHGTPVAYCLPGRRARVVVSEGALRLLSAAQVDAVLEHERAHVAGRHHLPQAAADGFAAVFRGLPLARHVRRQTALLLEMAADDRALRRHPGGVLATAMYEMAACRAPSGAFAVGGGTVPVRLRRVLGPRRRAHPVLRAAVAAVALTVPLVPLLVACPPALV, encoded by the coding sequence GTGAGCGAGGCGCTGCCGGTCCTGGGGTACGCGGCCGTGCTGGGCGTCGTCGCGCCGCGCCTCGTGCTGCGCGGCGCGTGGCCGCACCGGGCGCCGCGGCTCGCGGTCGCGGTGTGGCACGCGCTCGCGGTGGCGTTCACGCTCTCCGTGGCGCTGGCCGCGTACCACCTGGCGACGCCCACCGAGCATCTGCACGCCAGCTTCGTCGGCTTCCTGCACTCCTGCGGCCTGGGCCTGGACCGGGGCGTGGACCTCGGCCTCGGCACCGGGCGGCCCGACCCGGGCGTTGCGAGCCGGCTGGCGGGTGCGCTGCCGGCCGCCGTCGCCGGCGCGGTGGCGGTGAGCGTCGGCGTGCACGCGTTGCGGGCGCGGCGGGTACGGGCCCGGCACCGCGCCGTGCTCGACATGGTCGGCCGCCGGTCGGCCGCGCTGGGCGCCACCGTGGTGGCGCACGGCACGCCCGTCGCGTACTGCCTGCCGGGCCGCCGCGCGCGCGTCGTCGTCAGCGAGGGCGCGCTGCGGCTGCTGTCGGCCGCGCAGGTCGACGCGGTCCTGGAGCACGAGCGGGCGCACGTCGCCGGCCGGCACCACCTGCCGCAGGCAGCGGCGGACGGCTTCGCCGCCGTGTTCCGCGGGCTGCCGCTGGCGCGGCACGTACGGCGGCAGACAGCGCTGCTGCTGGAGATGGCCGCGGACGACCGCGCGCTGCGGCGGCACCCGGGCGGGGTGCTGGCCACGGCGATGTACGAGATGGCGGCCTGCCGCGCGCCGAGCGGGGCGTTCGCCGTCGGCGGCGGGACGGTGCCGGTGCGGCTGCGCCGGGTGCTGGGCCCGCGACGGCGCGCGCACCCGGTGCTGCGGGCCGCGGTGGCGGCGGTCGCGCTGACGGTGCCGCTGGTGCCGCTGCTGGTGGCCTGCCCGCCCGCGCTGGTCTGA
- a CDS encoding C40 family peptidase, protein MGAHRRPKSPGRARITTLSFAAGAFTLLSAQSGQAEPKPTVEEVRAEVEELYEEATGPTEEYNAARERQRGLQEEADKAQDEAARQQQEINELRDRIGPLAAEQYRNGGIDPSVQLALSADPDEYLREAELADRVGHRQASALSVLQGKQRELAQQRKETSAKLREAEEFRTAAAEKKNEVQAKLTEARQLLNSLTAEERVRLDAAEERDAAEAGTSDAADSYDGPASGRAKAALDFAYAQLGKPYEWGATGPDSFDCSGLTGAAWSAAGVSLPRTVKQQYDAGRKVGQADMQPGDIIYWYNDTQHNGMYVGDGKAIHAPRTGKNVEIVPVDSMPFYAASRP, encoded by the coding sequence ATGGGAGCGCACCGCCGCCCGAAGTCCCCCGGCCGCGCCCGGATCACGACCCTCTCCTTCGCCGCCGGGGCCTTCACCCTGCTCTCGGCCCAGAGCGGCCAGGCCGAGCCGAAGCCCACCGTCGAGGAGGTGCGCGCGGAGGTGGAGGAGCTGTACGAGGAGGCCACTGGGCCCACCGAGGAGTACAACGCCGCCCGCGAGCGCCAGCGCGGGCTCCAGGAGGAGGCCGACAAGGCGCAGGACGAGGCGGCCCGCCAGCAGCAGGAGATCAACGAGCTACGCGACCGGATAGGCCCGCTCGCCGCCGAGCAGTACCGCAACGGCGGCATCGACCCCAGCGTGCAACTCGCCCTCTCCGCCGACCCGGACGAATACCTCCGGGAAGCCGAGTTGGCCGACCGCGTCGGCCACCGGCAGGCGTCGGCGCTCAGCGTCCTCCAGGGCAAGCAGCGGGAGCTGGCGCAGCAGCGCAAGGAGACGTCGGCGAAGCTGCGCGAGGCGGAGGAGTTCCGTACGGCAGCGGCGGAGAAGAAGAACGAGGTCCAGGCGAAGCTGACGGAGGCGCGCCAGCTCCTCAACTCCCTGACCGCCGAGGAACGCGTCCGCCTCGACGCCGCCGAGGAGCGCGACGCGGCCGAGGCCGGCACGAGCGACGCGGCGGACAGCTACGACGGCCCGGCGAGCGGCCGCGCGAAGGCGGCCCTGGACTTCGCCTACGCCCAGCTCGGCAAGCCCTACGAGTGGGGCGCCACCGGCCCGGACTCCTTCGACTGCTCCGGCCTGACGGGCGCGGCGTGGAGCGCGGCGGGGGTCTCGCTGCCCCGTACGGTCAAGCAGCAGTACGACGCGGGCCGGAAGGTCGGCCAGGCGGACATGCAGCCCGGCGACATCATCTACTGGTACAACGACACGCAGCACAACGGCATGTACGTCGGCGACGGCAAGGCGATCCACGCGCCCCGCACCGGCAAGAACGTCGAGATCGTCCCGGTCGACAGCATGCCCTTCTACGCCGCCAGCCGCCCCTGA
- a CDS encoding UbiA family prenyltransferase, with protein MSLAVQARALYGFSRGNQALLSIAQPLVGALLATDHPAPGRLAAAVFATAAAFFAVFAANDLFDARLDRRSAAMAHTRAAPDIDSTGGRHPLARGRLRFAAGLAWVLLLGGIALAVAIALSWVCAVLFGCAALLEAAYCKLATVTAYKFLLSGAMVAIGACAGWFAFSDTVDPLRLGLLAVWMAAWEIGGRNIPNDLADVAEDTPLGIKTVPIVYGPRAAARLSATLLLLTAATACALAVTAWPSYGAVGLAVTALTAIPTLVLPAAHLLRHPEAPTALTVFNRASFHPLGVLAAFVAGSLVI; from the coding sequence ATGAGCCTTGCGGTCCAGGCGCGGGCGTTGTACGGCTTCTCGCGCGGCAACCAGGCGCTGCTGAGCATCGCCCAGCCCCTGGTCGGCGCGCTGCTGGCCACCGACCACCCCGCGCCTGGCCGCCTGGCCGCCGCCGTCTTCGCCACCGCCGCGGCGTTCTTCGCGGTCTTCGCCGCGAACGACCTCTTCGACGCCCGCCTCGACCGGCGCAGCGCGGCGATGGCCCACACCCGCGCGGCCCCCGACATCGACAGCACGGGCGGCCGGCACCCGCTGGCCCGGGGCAGGCTGCGGTTCGCGGCGGGGCTCGCGTGGGTGCTGCTGCTGGGCGGGATCGCGCTGGCGGTGGCGATCGCGCTGAGCTGGGTGTGCGCGGTGCTGTTCGGGTGCGCGGCGCTGCTGGAGGCGGCGTACTGCAAGCTGGCCACGGTCACGGCGTACAAGTTCCTGCTCAGCGGCGCGATGGTCGCGATCGGCGCCTGCGCGGGCTGGTTCGCCTTCTCCGACACCGTCGACCCGCTGCGCCTCGGGCTGCTGGCGGTGTGGATGGCGGCGTGGGAGATCGGCGGCCGCAACATCCCCAACGACCTCGCCGACGTGGCCGAGGACACCCCGCTCGGCATCAAGACGGTCCCGATCGTCTACGGCCCCCGCGCCGCCGCCCGCCTCTCGGCGACCCTGCTCCTGCTCACGGCGGCAACGGCCTGCGCCCTGGCCGTGACGGCCTGGCCGTCCTACGGCGCGGTGGGCCTCGCGGTAACGGCCCTCACCGCGATCCCCACCCTCGTCCTCCCCGCCGCCCACCTCCTCCGCCACCCCGAGGCGCCCACGGCCCTGACGGTCTTCAACCGCGCGTCGTTCCACCCCCTGGGAGTCCTCGCGGCCTTCGTGGCGGGGTCGTTGGTGATCTGA